Below is a genomic region from Candidatus Poribacteria bacterium.
ATACCAAAAGAACCTTGATAACTATGGCTTTCGCATAACTTCTGAGAAATATCAGCAAAATTGAAAAACAAAAAATTTACGGTTACCACATTCATTTTGCTACAGAGCGATATCAGGTGAGAGGATATGATGAGGAAACTTATGCAGAGGAAACAGACCGCTATAATAATCTTGAAGGTGCGTTACAGTGTCTTATACAGGATGCGGGCTTTGAATTACCTGCCCAGCTGGAATTAAAACTTTTTTAGGAGGTGAGAACAATGTCCATCAAAACAATAGAAAAAGACTTTATTGATAAGGTTTCCGCAGAGATACAACTCTCAGCAGATGGTAAAGACCGCTTCCTCGTTTTTACACCCTTCCATTTCAATGATGGGGATCAGTTGGTTATTGTACTGAAAAAAATGGGAGAGAGGTGGGTACTCTCAGATGAGGCACACACCTATATGCACCTTTCATACTATATGGATGAACAGAGACTTCATAGTGGAAATCGCCAGAAGTTAATTTTAAAAGCACTATCTATGTTCCAAGTTGAAGACTGTGACGGAGAATTAGTTATTGATGTCTCTGATAGGCATTATGGGGAAGCACTTTACGACTTTGTTCAGGCACTACTCAAGATCATTGACGTTACGTACTTGTCGCGAGATACGGTTAAGTCAACATTTATTGACGATTTTCAAGCCTTTTTGTATCAGAAGGTTGAATCAAGGCGTATGACATTCAATTGGCAGCACCCTACGAATGATCCAGATGGAATTTACAAGGTAGACTGTAGAATAAACGGAAAGGTCCTCCCTTTATTTGTGTTTGCCCTAAATAATAGTGCTAAAACGCAGGCAGCCACAATCACATTACACCAGTTCAAGGCATGGGGGGTTAATTGCCAACCTATAGGTGTTTTTGAGAAAGAGAATGCGACGACTCGTGATGTATTCTTACGTTTCAACGATGTTTGCGATACATATTTCACCGACATAATTAAAAACGGCGAAGAAATCGGACAATATTTGGAAAGTTATATGTTAGATAAAACGTAATTAAGGAGCATTTTGAATGTCCAATACAACTCCACTCCGCACGGTGATTGTCGGATGCGGCATGATATCCGCGGGAGGCTATCAACCGCGCTGCCAAGCGTACCCACATCTCATTGAATTGGTTGGCTACTATGATCAAGACGAGACGCGTGCCTCAGCATTGGCAGAACGGAACGGTGGTCGCGTTTACAAATCGCTCGACGAAGTCCTAAATGACGCAAACGTAGAGGCGATTGTAAATTTGACGCTTCATATTTCGCATTATCCGGTTTCGTTGGCGGCACTGAAGGCAGGGAAGCATGTCTATTCTGAAAAGCCAATTTCCATCCGTACAGACGAGGCGAACGAACTCGTGGAAACAGCAGAAGCGATGGGTTTAAAACTCGCGTGCGCACCATCGGCGATTCTTGGCTATGTTCAGCAGAACGTCTGGCAACGCATACGTGAAGGTGAAATCGGCGATGTCATCTCTTCACTCGGGAATTTCGGTGGTCCGTTAGAACACTGGCATCCGAGTGCGGACGCTTTTCTGATGCACGCCGGTCCATTTCGGGATGTCGCCCCTTATCCGCTAACAACGATGACGACCATGATCGCCCCAGTGAAAACTGTGCATGGCTTTGCACGAGTCGCTGTTCCGAAACGGGTGCTAACCCAAGGGCCGCGTGAAGGCACTGAATTTGAGATAAATGAGAAAGATCACGGGTTTGCCGTGCTGGAGTTTGAGAACGGTGCCCACGGGTTCATCTATCACAGTTTTACTGTCGCTTCTGGAATTCCACCTTATGAGATCCATGGTACAGCAGGCGGATTCTCCCTTCAGGCGCACGATGATGGACGCGGTATCAAGAAATTTACCCCATCGGGTGGATGGCAAGATGAACCCTCGCCGCCGAAAGCCTTTACCGGCTTAGATTGGGGCAAAGGAGTTGCGGATTTCGCAGACGCAATCAGATCTGACCGAAACCCACGCTGTAACGGCGCACAGGCACGGCACGCATTAGAGGTCTGTGAACGGATAATCGAATCGTCGGATGCAGGCAAGCCTGTTGATGTCGTAAGCCGCTTCCCGGCACCACAGCCTGTTGGCGATGTGGCACCGTGGGAAGAGGCGTAGGGGCGAGGTCACCTCGCCCTCACTGACCCAGGGTTAACATATTAATGAAAAGGCGGTATGCCCCGCCTACACCTGCCGGGAGTTGCCGATAGAAGGCATAAGCGGCGTAGGTATAGGTGCCTTGTCCGTATTCTGCATACATAAATCCGCCGTGTTGCGGTTCCTGCTCCCGGTCGTTGCATGTGAGAAGTGCCTGATAATTTGCGTCCCACTCGGTAAGGAATTTGGAGCCGCGCTCCTCAACCCACCCATCGAAATCCGCCTCTGTAATTTGATTCGGACTGCGGAAGATGGCGTTGTCCGGCATCAAAATAGTTACCTTTGCATCCTCTTCGGAGACCTCTTCCGGTCGTCTGCCCATTGTATAAGGATACGGACCGAAGGGGGCTGCATCGAATTCCGGGGTCTGATATTGGACGATGAGATTACCACCCTTATGCACGTAGTCGAGTAGTCTACTGTTATAGGCGACAAGATCCCGCCGCACGGCGTACGCCCGAATACCGACGAGGATCGTATCGAAGCGGTTCAAATCGCCGGTACGGAGTTCCTCTCTGTCTAACATTTCTACGTCAATTCCAATCTGTTCCAGAGCCTCAGGAACTTTATCGCCTACACCCATGATGTAGCCGACGCTCAAGTTCTTCTGTGGAAGTTCAAGCGAGATGCTATGCAGCGTCATCGTGGCAGGGTGATACAGGTGGCGCGGTTCAAGGTCTCGATGATCAATTGTCTGATAGCCGGTGGTATATTCTTTGTTGTTATATGTAGCGACTGCTTGAATTGTGTATACACTACCTGCTTCCACACCCTCAGTAGATACCTCAAAAGTAAACGTCTTGCTTGCACCTTCGTGTGTGAAGGCGAAAGGCGCGTTTTCAGGGGATGCC
It encodes:
- a CDS encoding DUF1828 domain-containing protein; the protein is MSIKTIEKDFIDKVSAEIQLSADGKDRFLVFTPFHFNDGDQLVIVLKKMGERWVLSDEAHTYMHLSYYMDEQRLHSGNRQKLILKALSMFQVEDCDGELVIDVSDRHYGEALYDFVQALLKIIDVTYLSRDTVKSTFIDDFQAFLYQKVESRRMTFNWQHPTNDPDGIYKVDCRINGKVLPLFVFALNNSAKTQAATITLHQFKAWGVNCQPIGVFEKENATTRDVFLRFNDVCDTYFTDIIKNGEEIGQYLESYMLDKT
- a CDS encoding Gfo/Idh/MocA family oxidoreductase, which translates into the protein MSNTTPLRTVIVGCGMISAGGYQPRCQAYPHLIELVGYYDQDETRASALAERNGGRVYKSLDEVLNDANVEAIVNLTLHISHYPVSLAALKAGKHVYSEKPISIRTDEANELVETAEAMGLKLACAPSAILGYVQQNVWQRIREGEIGDVISSLGNFGGPLEHWHPSADAFLMHAGPFRDVAPYPLTTMTTMIAPVKTVHGFARVAVPKRVLTQGPREGTEFEINEKDHGFAVLEFENGAHGFIYHSFTVASGIPPYEIHGTAGGFSLQAHDDGRGIKKFTPSGGWQDEPSPPKAFTGLDWGKGVADFADAIRSDRNPRCNGAQARHALEVCERIIESSDAGKPVDVVSRFPAPQPVGDVAPWEEA